In one window of Acidovorax sp. HDW3 DNA:
- a CDS encoding DUF4118 domain-containing protein, giving the protein MSALPDTHDDPRPDPDALLRQVHADAARAERGRLKIFFGASAGVGKTYAMLQAARAAQAQGAVLTVGLVETHGRAETEALVAGLPLLPLKEVPHKNRSLKEFDLDAALAFGAVHLGGAAPPLVLLDELAHSNAPGSRHPKRWQDVEELLTAGIDVWSTMNVQHLESLNDIVGGITGIRVWETVPDTLFDAADEVLVVDLPPDELLARLAAGKVYIPAQAERAAANFFRKGNLIALRELALRRTADRVDSQMQTWRRTAGNARGGQPQWSTRDALLACVGPGAGGEAVVRSAARLATQSGLPWHAVFVDAPSQQNVAPAEREQALRALKLAQELGAGVATPTGADVVHTLARYAREHNLSRLVLGRRSGRRQWRASLTERLAEQTPDMDILQVPLPLQAGAAPPQQRAPGATAPVPWLGYAVATGACFAVALLATPLSSVLELTNIVMLFLLVVVGVALRYGRGPAMLAAFLGVALFDFFFVPPRLSFNVSDVQYLITFTVMLVVALVVGQLMASLRAQARAATERERRVRGLYQMSRELSAVLQVEQVAEVGARFLRAEFNAPSALLVLDDDNHLVLQPGASAQVDHAVAQWCFDRGEAAGRGTNTLPASASLMLPLKGPMRLRGVLVLQPAQASTLTPEQRQLLDTCASLLAISIERIHYIQVAQSTTVQMESERLRNSLLSAISHDLRTPLAALVGLADTLERTQPPLPPAQAEITAAMRESAQRMNALVANLLDMARLESGGVPLRREWQPLEEVLGSALAACQPVLARHPVELQLPDDLPLLHLDATLLERVLANLLENAAKYTPAATPIRIAATPLAQELRITVDDDGPGLPPGREEAVFEKFERGSKESSAPGVGLGLAICRAIVQAHGGRIWGENRLQDGRVAGARFVIVLPRGTPPQDDGSQAFAAQPGPETP; this is encoded by the coding sequence ATGTCCGCACTGCCCGATACGCACGACGACCCGCGCCCCGACCCCGACGCGCTGCTGCGCCAAGTCCACGCCGACGCCGCGCGCGCCGAGCGCGGGCGGCTGAAGATTTTCTTTGGCGCCTCGGCGGGCGTGGGCAAGACCTACGCCATGCTGCAGGCCGCGCGCGCCGCCCAGGCGCAGGGGGCCGTCTTGACGGTGGGCCTGGTCGAAACCCATGGCCGCGCCGAGACCGAGGCGCTGGTGGCCGGCCTGCCGCTGCTGCCCCTCAAAGAGGTGCCGCACAAGAACCGCAGCCTCAAGGAGTTCGACCTGGATGCGGCCCTGGCCTTCGGCGCCGTGCACCTGGGCGGGGCCGCGCCGCCGCTGGTGCTGCTCGACGAGCTGGCGCACAGCAACGCGCCTGGCTCGCGCCACCCCAAGCGCTGGCAGGACGTTGAGGAGCTGCTGACCGCCGGCATCGACGTCTGGAGCACGATGAACGTGCAGCACCTCGAAAGCCTCAACGACATCGTCGGCGGCATTACCGGCATCCGCGTCTGGGAGACGGTGCCCGACACGCTGTTCGACGCCGCCGACGAGGTGCTGGTGGTCGATCTGCCGCCCGACGAGCTGCTGGCGCGGCTGGCGGCCGGCAAGGTCTACATCCCCGCGCAGGCCGAGCGCGCGGCGGCCAACTTCTTCCGCAAGGGCAACCTGATTGCGCTGCGCGAACTGGCACTGCGCCGCACGGCCGACCGGGTGGACAGCCAGATGCAGACCTGGCGCCGCACCGCCGGCAATGCCCGCGGCGGCCAGCCGCAGTGGTCCACGCGCGACGCGCTGCTGGCCTGCGTAGGGCCCGGTGCAGGCGGCGAGGCCGTGGTGCGCAGCGCCGCGCGCCTGGCGACGCAAAGCGGTCTGCCCTGGCACGCCGTTTTCGTCGATGCGCCCTCGCAGCAGAACGTGGCCCCGGCCGAGCGCGAGCAGGCCCTGCGCGCGCTCAAGCTGGCGCAGGAGCTGGGCGCGGGCGTTGCCACGCCCACCGGCGCCGACGTGGTGCACACGCTGGCGCGCTATGCGCGCGAGCACAACCTCTCGCGCCTGGTGCTGGGGCGGCGCAGCGGGCGCCGGCAGTGGCGCGCCTCGCTGACCGAGCGTCTGGCCGAGCAGACGCCGGACATGGACATCCTGCAGGTGCCGCTGCCGCTGCAGGCGGGCGCCGCGCCGCCGCAGCAGCGTGCGCCCGGGGCCACGGCGCCCGTCCCCTGGCTGGGCTACGCGGTGGCCACAGGCGCCTGCTTTGCCGTGGCCCTGCTGGCCACGCCGCTCAGCAGCGTGCTGGAGCTGACCAACATCGTCATGCTGTTTCTGCTGGTGGTGGTGGGCGTGGCGCTGCGCTACGGGCGCGGGCCGGCCATGCTGGCGGCCTTTCTGGGGGTGGCGCTGTTTGACTTTTTCTTTGTGCCGCCCCGGCTGTCGTTCAACGTCAGCGACGTGCAATACCTCATCACCTTCACCGTGATGCTGGTGGTGGCCCTGGTCGTGGGCCAGCTCATGGCCAGCCTGCGGGCCCAGGCGCGCGCCGCCACCGAGCGCGAGCGGCGCGTGCGCGGGCTCTACCAGATGTCGCGCGAGCTTTCCGCCGTGCTGCAGGTGGAGCAGGTGGCGGAGGTGGGGGCGCGTTTTCTGCGGGCCGAATTCAATGCTCCATCGGCTCTGCTGGTGCTCGATGACGACAACCATCTGGTGCTGCAGCCCGGCGCCTCGGCGCAGGTCGATCACGCCGTGGCGCAATGGTGCTTCGACCGGGGCGAGGCCGCAGGCCGGGGCACGAACACGCTGCCGGCCAGCGCCAGCCTGATGCTGCCGCTCAAGGGCCCCATGCGGCTGCGCGGCGTGCTGGTGCTGCAGCCGGCGCAGGCCAGCACGCTCACGCCCGAGCAGCGCCAGCTGCTCGACACCTGCGCCTCGCTGCTGGCGATCTCCATCGAGCGCATCCACTACATCCAGGTGGCGCAGAGCACCACGGTGCAGATGGAGTCCGAGCGCCTGCGCAACTCGCTGCTCTCGGCCATCTCGCACGACCTGCGCACGCCGCTGGCGGCGCTGGTGGGGCTGGCTGACACCTTGGAGCGCACACAGCCGCCGTTGCCGCCGGCGCAGGCCGAGATCACCGCCGCCATGCGCGAATCGGCGCAGCGCATGAACGCCCTGGTGGCCAACCTGCTCGATATGGCGCGCCTGGAGTCGGGCGGCGTGCCCCTGCGCCGCGAATGGCAGCCGCTGGAAGAAGTGTTGGGCAGCGCCCTGGCCGCCTGCCAGCCGGTGCTGGCGCGGCACCCGGTGGAACTGCAGCTGCCCGATGACCTGCCGCTGCTGCACCTGGACGCCACGCTGCTCGAACGCGTGCTGGCCAACCTGCTGGAGAACGCCGCCAAGTACACGCCAGCGGCCACGCCCATTCGCATTGCCGCCACGCCGCTGGCGCAGGAGCTGCGCATCACCGTCGATGACGACGGCCCCGGCCTGCCGCCGGGGCGCGAGGAGGCGGTGTTCGAGAAGTTCGAGCGTGGCAGCAAGGAATCGAGCGCGCCGGGCGTGGGCCTGGGGCTGGCCATCTGCCGCGCCATCGTGCAGGCGCATGGCGGGCGCATCTGGGGCGAAAATCGCCTGCAGGACGGCCGGGTCGCCGGTGCGCGCTTCGTCATCGTGCTGCCGCGCGGCACGCCGCCGCAGGACGACGGCAGCCAGGCCTTTGCCGCGCAGCCGGGCCCAGAGACACCATGA
- a CDS encoding molybdenum cofactor biosynthesis protein MoaE, with the protein MTAAPVSSVCIQTQDFDVSTELAQLRAQDARVGAVCCFVGTVRDRNEGDSIRTMELEHYPGMTEKSIEAMIDAAFARFDLYGARVIHRVGLLAPLDQIVLVAVTSAHRGESFQACEFLMDYLKTQAPFWKKEQTPEGARWVDARVTDDAAMARWGLQLPPMAAPGTES; encoded by the coding sequence ATGACTGCCGCCCCCGTATCCAGCGTTTGTATCCAGACCCAGGACTTCGACGTTTCCACCGAACTGGCGCAGCTGCGCGCCCAGGACGCGCGCGTGGGCGCGGTGTGCTGCTTCGTCGGCACGGTGCGCGATCGCAACGAGGGCGACAGCATCCGCACCATGGAGCTCGAGCACTACCCCGGCATGACGGAAAAATCCATAGAGGCCATGATCGATGCCGCCTTCGCGCGCTTCGATCTGTACGGCGCCCGCGTCATCCACCGCGTTGGCCTGCTCGCGCCGCTCGACCAGATCGTGCTCGTGGCCGTGACCAGCGCGCACCGGGGCGAGAGCTTTCAGGCGTGCGAATTCCTGATGGACTACCTCAAGACCCAGGCGCCGTTCTGGAAGAAGGAGCAGACGCCCGAGGGCGCGCGCTGGGTCGATGCGCGCGTGACGGACGACGCCGCCATGGCGCGCTGGGGGCTGCAGCTGCCGCCCATGGCCGCGCCCGGGACTGAATCTTGA
- the kdpB gene encoding potassium-transporting ATPase subunit KdpB, producing the protein MSNKKSLSLFDPALTRQALRDAFAKLAPQAQWRNPVMFVVYLGSILTTLLFVQALLGAGEAPAGFILAISLWLWFTVLFANFAEALAEGRSKAQAASLRGLKKQTWAKRLDGSRYEGGHHARSELPWLPIEADSLRKGDIVLVEAGEVIPADGEVIDGVASVDESAITGESAPVIREAGGDFSAVTGGTRVLSDWIVARVAVNPGETFVDRMIAMVEGASRKKTPNEIALTILLVGLTLVFLLVIATLLPFSRFAVAQAVNAGGSGTVVSITVLVALLVCLIPTTIGGLLSAIGVAGMSRMMQANVIATSGRAVEAAGDVDVLLLDKTGTITLGNRQASSFIAVRGVSEQQLADAAQLASLADETPEGRSIVVLAKQRFNLRERDVAKLGAQFVHFTAQTRMSGVDLGDGRSIRKGAAEAVRRHVESLGGSFPAELQQSVDDIARRGSTPLVVAEGSRALGVVELKDIVKGGIKERFAELRRMGIKTVMITGDNRLTSAAIAAEAGVDDFLAEATPEAKLALIREHQAKGQLVAMTGDGTNDAPALAQADVAVAMNTGTQAAKEAGNMVDLDSNPTKLIEIVETGKQMLMTRGALTTFSIANDLAKYFAIIPAAFVSTYPQLAALNVMGLASPDSAILSAVIFNALIIVVLIPLALKGVPYRAVGAAALLRRNLLIYGLGGVIVPFIGIKLIDVLISALWLVG; encoded by the coding sequence ATGTCGAATAAAAAATCCCTGTCCCTGTTCGATCCGGCGCTCACGCGCCAGGCGTTGCGCGACGCATTCGCCAAGCTCGCGCCGCAGGCGCAGTGGCGCAACCCGGTGATGTTCGTCGTCTACCTGGGCTCCATCCTCACCACGCTGCTGTTCGTGCAGGCGCTGCTGGGCGCGGGCGAGGCGCCGGCGGGCTTCATCCTGGCGATCAGCCTGTGGCTGTGGTTCACGGTGCTGTTCGCCAACTTTGCCGAGGCCCTGGCCGAAGGCCGCAGTAAGGCGCAGGCGGCCAGCCTGCGCGGCCTCAAAAAGCAGACCTGGGCCAAGCGGCTCGACGGCAGCCGCTACGAGGGCGGCCACCACGCGCGCAGCGAGCTGCCCTGGCTGCCCATCGAGGCCGACAGCCTGCGCAAGGGCGACATCGTGCTGGTCGAGGCCGGCGAGGTGATCCCGGCTGACGGCGAGGTCATCGACGGCGTGGCCTCGGTGGACGAGTCGGCCATCACGGGCGAATCGGCGCCGGTGATCCGCGAGGCGGGCGGCGACTTTTCCGCCGTTACCGGCGGTACGCGCGTGCTGTCGGACTGGATCGTGGCGCGCGTGGCGGTGAACCCGGGCGAGACCTTCGTCGATCGCATGATCGCCATGGTCGAAGGCGCGAGCCGCAAGAAAACGCCCAACGAGATTGCGCTCACCATCCTGCTCGTCGGGCTGACGCTGGTGTTCCTGCTGGTGATCGCCACGCTGCTGCCGTTCTCGCGCTTTGCCGTGGCGCAAGCCGTGAACGCGGGAGGGAGTGGCACCGTGGTCAGCATCACCGTGCTGGTGGCGCTGCTGGTGTGCCTGATTCCGACCACCATCGGCGGCCTGCTTTCGGCCATTGGCGTCGCCGGCATGAGCCGCATGATGCAGGCCAATGTCATCGCCACCTCGGGCCGTGCCGTGGAGGCGGCGGGCGACGTGGACGTGCTGCTGCTGGACAAGACCGGCACCATCACCCTGGGCAACCGCCAGGCCAGCAGCTTCATCGCCGTGCGCGGCGTGAGCGAGCAGCAGCTGGCCGACGCGGCGCAGCTGGCCTCGCTGGCCGACGAGACGCCCGAGGGCCGCAGCATCGTCGTGCTGGCCAAGCAGCGGTTCAACCTGCGCGAGCGCGACGTGGCCAAGCTGGGCGCGCAGTTTGTGCACTTCACGGCGCAAACGCGCATGAGCGGAGTTGACCTGGGCGATGGCCGCAGCATCCGCAAGGGCGCGGCCGAGGCCGTGCGCCGCCATGTCGAATCGCTGGGCGGCTCCTTTCCCGCCGAGCTGCAGCAAAGCGTGGACGACATTGCGCGCCGGGGCAGCACGCCGCTGGTGGTGGCCGAGGGCAGCCGCGCGCTGGGCGTGGTTGAGCTCAAGGACATCGTCAAGGGCGGCATCAAGGAGCGCTTTGCCGAGCTGCGCCGCATGGGCATCAAGACGGTGATGATCACCGGCGACAACCGCCTCACCTCCGCCGCCATTGCCGCCGAGGCCGGGGTGGACGACTTCCTGGCCGAGGCCACGCCCGAGGCCAAGCTGGCGCTGATCCGCGAGCACCAGGCCAAAGGCCAGCTGGTGGCCATGACCGGCGACGGCACCAACGACGCCCCGGCGCTGGCCCAGGCCGACGTCGCCGTGGCCATGAACACCGGCACCCAGGCCGCCAAGGAAGCCGGCAACATGGTGGACCTGGACAGCAACCCCACCAAGCTGATCGAGATCGTCGAGACCGGCAAGCAGATGCTGATGACGCGCGGTGCGCTCACCACCTTCAGCATTGCCAACGACCTGGCCAAGTACTTCGCCATCATCCCGGCGGCCTTCGTCAGCACCTACCCGCAGCTGGCGGCGCTCAACGTCATGGGGCTCGCCAGCCCGGACTCGGCCATCCTGTCGGCGGTGATCTTCAACGCGCTGATCATCGTCGTGCTCATCCCGCTGGCCTTGAAGGGCGTGCCGTACCGTGCCGTGGGCGCCGCCGCACTGCTGCGCCGCAATCTGCTGATCTACGGCCTGGGCGGGGTCATCGTGCCCTTCATTGGCATCAAGCTGATTGATGTGCTGATTTCCGCTCTATGGCTTGTAGGATAA
- a CDS encoding TorF family putative porin → MQRLLNSFALAAVLAGAVTTPAQAEPGWSANLNLASHYRFRGIDQTWGRPAVQGGIDWNHEGGWYAGAWASNVSQRSYPGGGAEIDLYGGYNGKIGDVWSYTAGVYGYLYPGANLRHAQCPSAAFSAPCDGLPSQRFNTLELNAGLGWKWLAYKLSVSATDYFGANQRTGYSGGTSGTLYHDLTLTVPLSDTLNLIAHAGYTDVRARYGAHKPSYADWRVALGQSFEGGWNASLAAVGASNDGMYRPPSGGLSATNGATRALNRTVVVLQVGKTF, encoded by the coding sequence ATGCAACGTCTTCTCAACTCTTTTGCACTGGCTGCAGTCCTGGCCGGCGCCGTGACGACACCCGCCCAGGCCGAACCCGGCTGGAGCGCCAACCTCAACCTCGCGAGCCACTACCGCTTTCGCGGTATCGACCAGACCTGGGGCCGCCCAGCGGTGCAGGGCGGCATCGACTGGAACCACGAGGGCGGTTGGTATGCCGGTGCCTGGGCCTCCAACGTCAGCCAGCGCTCCTACCCCGGCGGCGGCGCCGAGATCGACCTGTATGGCGGCTACAACGGCAAGATTGGCGACGTCTGGAGCTATACCGCTGGCGTCTATGGCTACCTCTATCCCGGCGCCAACCTGCGCCATGCGCAATGCCCCTCGGCGGCCTTCTCTGCCCCCTGCGACGGCCTGCCCAGCCAGCGTTTCAACACCCTGGAGCTCAACGCCGGCCTGGGCTGGAAGTGGCTCGCCTACAAGCTGTCGGTATCGGCCACCGACTACTTCGGCGCCAACCAGCGCACCGGCTACAGCGGCGGCACCAGCGGCACGCTCTACCACGACCTGACGCTGACCGTACCGCTGTCGGACACGCTGAACCTCATCGCTCACGCCGGCTACACCGACGTCCGCGCCCGCTACGGCGCACACAAGCCCAGCTACGCCGACTGGCGCGTGGCGCTGGGCCAGAGCTTCGAGGGCGGCTGGAACGCCAGCCTGGCCGCCGTCGGCGCTAGCAACGATGGCATGTACCGCCCGCCCAGCGGCGGCCTGTCGGCCACCAATGGCGCCACGCGTGCGCTCAACCGCACGGTGGTGGTGCTGCAGGTCGGCAAGACCTTCTGA
- a CDS encoding potassium-transporting ATPase subunit F, protein MTGLALLHWLAAGGACALFVYLGYALLRPGQF, encoded by the coding sequence ATGACCGGCCTCGCCCTGCTCCATTGGCTGGCCGCTGGCGGCGCCTGCGCCCTGTTCGTCTACCTCGGTTACGCCTTGCTGCGGCCCGGGCAGTTTTGA
- the kdpC gene encoding K(+)-transporting ATPase subunit C: MTTHTLSVSASTPAQRSPLQGLLGPCVRGAVFVALVTGLAYPLLTTGVAQLALPAQASGSLVRQGEAIVGSQLIGQQFTAAHFFHARPSSTSASDPQNPGQTVSAPYNAAASGASNQGPTNAALIDAVAQRASAYRVANGLAATAVVPVDAVTASGSGLDPHISLANAQLQVVRVAQVRGLAPAQVQALVATHTEGRLLGLLGEPRVNVLALNLALEAQAPRQLAARTEGVKHVE, from the coding sequence ATGACCACCCATACTCTTTCCGTTTCCGCCAGCACCCCGGCGCAGCGCAGCCCGCTGCAGGGGCTGCTGGGCCCCTGCGTGCGCGGCGCGGTGTTCGTCGCCCTGGTCACCGGCCTGGCCTACCCACTGCTGACCACCGGCGTGGCCCAGCTCGCGCTGCCGGCGCAGGCTTCGGGCAGCCTGGTGCGCCAGGGCGAGGCCATCGTGGGCTCGCAGCTCATCGGCCAGCAGTTTACGGCGGCGCATTTCTTTCATGCCCGCCCTAGCAGCACCAGCGCATCCGACCCGCAGAACCCGGGCCAGACGGTGAGTGCGCCCTACAACGCTGCTGCCTCGGGGGCGAGCAATCAGGGGCCGACCAACGCGGCCCTGATCGACGCCGTGGCCCAGCGCGCCAGCGCCTACCGCGTCGCCAACGGCCTGGCGGCCACGGCGGTCGTGCCGGTGGACGCCGTCACCGCCTCGGGCTCCGGGCTCGATCCCCACATCTCGCTGGCCAACGCCCAGCTGCAGGTGGTGCGTGTGGCGCAGGTGCGTGGTCTGGCCCCGGCCCAGGTGCAGGCCCTGGTGGCCACGCACACCGAGGGTCGCCTGCTCGGCTTGCTCGGTGAGCCGCGCGTCAACGTCCTGGCTCTGAACCTGGCGCTAGAGGCTCAGGCCCCGCGCCAGCTGGCCGCTCGCACAGAGGGAGTCAAACATGTCGAATAA
- a CDS encoding cytochrome c oxidase subunit 3 → MTTCTLSPAPLATPPLPAPEPAPPAPTYAPLRDMPRPGYKAMWVGICLECLEFTVFFAVYFTARWHYPQAFQEGPTRLSTLSGVCITLVMISSGYMLTRVVHHLEAGRRQQATAWMTAAFCTGLIYPALKIFEWQWNLSHGLDASAGIFVVVYYYLTINHFIHACWGLMGMLWILIGLYSGGYSADDARGPQALAIYWHATDLVWLMIFALFYAFV, encoded by the coding sequence ATGACGACCTGCACGCTTTCCCCCGCCCCACTGGCCACGCCACCCCTGCCGGCGCCCGAGCCCGCGCCACCAGCCCCCACCTACGCCCCGCTGCGCGACATGCCGCGTCCGGGCTACAAGGCGATGTGGGTCGGCATCTGCCTCGAATGCCTGGAATTCACGGTGTTTTTTGCCGTCTACTTCACCGCGCGCTGGCACTACCCGCAGGCGTTCCAGGAGGGGCCGACGCGGCTTTCCACCCTCAGCGGCGTATGCATCACGCTGGTGATGATCAGCAGCGGCTACATGCTGACGCGCGTGGTGCACCACCTGGAGGCCGGGCGGCGCCAGCAGGCCACGGCCTGGATGACTGCGGCGTTTTGCACCGGGTTGATCTACCCGGCGCTGAAGATTTTTGAGTGGCAGTGGAACCTGTCGCACGGGCTCGATGCCAGCGCCGGCATTTTCGTCGTCGTCTATTACTACCTGACGATCAACCACTTCATCCACGCCTGCTGGGGGCTGATGGGGATGCTGTGGATTTTGATCGGCCTGTACAGCGGCGGCTATTCGGCCGACGATGCCCGGGGGCCGCAGGCGCTGGCCATTTACTGGCACGCCACCGACCTGGTGTGGCTGATGATTTTTGCCCTGTTCTACGCCTTTGTTTGA
- the moaD gene encoding molybdopterin converting factor subunit 1: MSAAQNPHKRITLRYFASLREALGQGSESLETSAATLGALRQELRARGGAYAEVLAPGRAVRMALNQELSQETAALPDGAEVAFFPPVTGG, translated from the coding sequence ATGAGCGCCGCACAGAACCCGCACAAGCGCATCACGCTGCGCTATTTCGCCTCCCTGCGCGAGGCCCTGGGCCAGGGCAGCGAAAGCCTGGAAACCAGCGCCGCCACCCTGGGCGCACTGCGCCAGGAGCTGCGCGCACGCGGCGGCGCCTACGCCGAGGTGCTGGCGCCCGGGCGTGCAGTGCGCATGGCGCTGAACCAGGAGCTGAGCCAGGAAACGGCAGCGCTGCCCGATGGTGCCGAGGTGGCGTTCTTTCCCCCCGTCACAGGCGGGTAG
- the kdpE gene encoding two-component system response regulator KdpE, translated as MNAIRILIVEDEDNIRRFVRLTLAAEGYEVFEAASLQRGLIEAGTRRPDLLVLDLGLPDGDGVDLIRELRTWSAMPIIVLSARSSEADKIAALDAGADDYLVKPFGAGELLARVRAQLRRQQGPTAAGEPLLRFGDVAIDLTRRSVARAGQALHLTPIEYRLLTYLAAHPEKVLTHQQLLQAVWGPGHASDTHYVRVHMANLRKKLEDDPARPRHLCTEAGIGYRLVV; from the coding sequence ATGAACGCCATCCGCATACTGATCGTCGAGGACGAGGACAACATCCGCCGCTTCGTGCGCCTGACCCTGGCCGCCGAGGGCTACGAGGTGTTCGAGGCGGCCAGCTTGCAGCGCGGCCTGATCGAGGCCGGCACGCGCCGCCCTGACCTGCTGGTGCTCGACCTGGGCCTGCCCGACGGTGACGGCGTGGACTTGATTCGCGAGCTGCGCACCTGGTCGGCCATGCCCATCATCGTGCTCTCGGCGCGCAGCAGCGAGGCCGACAAGATCGCCGCCCTGGACGCCGGCGCCGACGACTACCTGGTCAAGCCCTTCGGCGCTGGCGAGCTGCTGGCGCGCGTGCGCGCCCAGCTGCGCCGCCAGCAGGGGCCCACGGCGGCGGGCGAGCCGCTGCTGCGCTTTGGCGACGTGGCCATCGACCTCACCCGGCGCAGCGTGGCGCGCGCCGGCCAGGCGCTGCACCTGACGCCGATCGAATACCGCCTGCTGACCTACCTGGCGGCGCACCCGGAAAAGGTGCTCACCCACCAGCAGCTGCTGCAGGCCGTCTGGGGCCCGGGCCACGCCAGCGACACGCACTACGTGCGCGTGCACATGGCCAACCTGCGCAAAAAGCTCGAAGACGACCCGGCGCGCCCGCGCCACCTGTGCACCGAGGCGGGCATCGGCTACCGGCTGGTGGTGTGA
- the kdpA gene encoding potassium-transporting ATPase subunit KdpA gives MELNITGFALVLAVMGALAVLMGHWLAKAFQDERHWAVERLSYRALGVDPAETMGWARYGLALLLSNAAMMTLGYLLLRLQGWLPWNDLGNLAQTPDLAFNTAASFITNTNWQAYAGESSLSNATQMLAITFLMFCGATAGVAAAGGFIRALSRASSQDMGNYWVDFMRVLWRVMLPLCFAMALVYVWQGMPQTLDSQAVATTLEGARQQIVLGPVASLESIKHIGTNGGGFFSMNAAHPFENPTPLTNTLHILSMLLIPSALTVTFGLMLARRRQGWVFFGAFLTLFIGFLALVYGAEQGGNLLLAKAGADQSLSATQPGGNMEGKEMRFGIAGTALFVATTTAATTGSVNAMHDSLTPLGGFVPLAQMMLNCVFGGDGVGLINLIQYAILTVFLAGMMIGRTPEFLGKKIEAREIQLVMLSVLAHPAAILGFTALAALWPDTGASLANHGAHGFSEVLYAYTSGTANNGSAFAGFNANTPFFNTTIGLAMLVGRYLTLLPLLAVAGSLAAKKTVAAGPGTFPTATPLFMGLLVFVVLIVGGLTFLPALALGPVVEQLQMLAGQVQP, from the coding sequence ATGGAACTCAATATCACCGGCTTTGCCCTGGTGCTGGCGGTCATGGGGGCGCTGGCCGTTCTTATGGGCCACTGGCTGGCCAAGGCCTTTCAAGACGAGCGCCACTGGGCGGTCGAGCGCCTGAGCTACCGCGCGCTGGGCGTTGACCCGGCCGAAACCATGGGCTGGGCGCGCTATGGCCTGGCGCTGCTCTTGTCCAACGCCGCCATGATGACCCTGGGCTACCTGCTGCTGCGCCTGCAGGGCTGGCTGCCGTGGAACGACCTGGGCAACCTGGCGCAAACGCCCGACCTGGCCTTCAACACCGCGGCCTCGTTCATCACCAACACCAACTGGCAGGCGTATGCGGGCGAGAGCAGCCTGTCCAACGCCACACAGATGCTGGCGATCACCTTCCTGATGTTCTGCGGCGCCACGGCCGGCGTGGCGGCGGCGGGTGGCTTCATCCGTGCGCTCTCACGCGCCAGCAGCCAGGACATGGGCAACTACTGGGTGGACTTCATGCGCGTGCTCTGGCGCGTGATGCTGCCGCTGTGCTTTGCCATGGCCCTGGTCTATGTCTGGCAGGGAATGCCGCAAACCCTGGACAGCCAGGCCGTGGCGACCACGCTTGAAGGCGCGCGCCAGCAGATCGTCTTGGGCCCGGTGGCGAGCCTGGAGAGCATCAAGCACATAGGCACCAACGGCGGCGGTTTTTTCAGCATGAACGCCGCGCACCCGTTCGAGAACCCGACACCGCTGACCAACACGCTGCATATCCTCTCGATGCTGCTGATCCCGTCGGCGCTTACTGTCACCTTCGGCCTGATGCTGGCGCGCCGGCGCCAGGGCTGGGTGTTCTTTGGCGCTTTCCTGACCCTGTTCATCGGCTTCCTGGCGCTGGTGTACGGCGCCGAGCAAGGCGGCAACCTGCTGCTCGCCAAGGCCGGCGCCGACCAGAGCCTGAGCGCGACCCAGCCGGGCGGCAACATGGAAGGCAAGGAAATGCGCTTCGGCATTGCCGGCACGGCCTTGTTCGTGGCCACCACCACGGCGGCGACCACGGGCTCGGTCAACGCCATGCACGACTCGCTCACGCCCCTGGGCGGCTTCGTGCCGCTGGCGCAGATGATGCTCAACTGCGTGTTCGGCGGCGACGGCGTGGGGCTCATCAACCTGATCCAGTACGCCATCCTCACCGTCTTTCTGGCCGGCATGATGATCGGGCGCACGCCCGAGTTCCTGGGCAAGAAGATCGAGGCGCGCGAGATCCAGCTCGTCATGCTCTCGGTGCTGGCGCACCCGGCGGCCATCCTGGGCTTCACGGCGCTGGCCGCGCTCTGGCCCGACACCGGCGCCAGCCTGGCGAACCACGGCGCGCATGGCTTCTCGGAAGTGCTCTACGCCTACACCTCGGGCACGGCCAACAACGGCTCGGCCTTTGCCGGTTTCAACGCCAACACGCCGTTCTTCAACACCACCATCGGCCTGGCGATGCTGGTCGGGCGCTACCTCACGCTGCTGCCGCTGCTGGCCGTGGCCGGCTCGCTGGCGGCCAAGAAAACCGTGGCCGCAGGCCCCGGCACCTTCCCCACGGCCACGCCGCTGTTCATGGGCCTGCTGGTGTTCGTGGTGCTGATCGTCGGCGGCCTGACCTTCCTGCCCGCCCTCGCCCTGGGCCCCGTCGTCGAGCAGCTGCAAATGCTGGCCGGCCAGGTGCAACCGTGA